The sequence ACACAACTGGCTTATAAATTATGTTAAAATATTAAGGGGCAATTTGGTAATGTTGGCCTTCAATCTTGTTCACTGTAGACAAATGGATTCCTAAAACCAGCGTTCGGAATGGATTTGTTTTCCACACGTAACAGTAAAAAATCCCGgggcttcgagattggagggaACGCCTAAATTACGAGAGAAACATAGGTTAAGGGATCAATCACAGCCTTATCATAGACACCGAACACagccttaaaaaaaatatttgggtaataattaaaaataatgttaaaataatagttcattattatgttgtatttcaaactttcaaaatcaaacttttaATTTAATCACAATAGCTGATATAAGTAAAAGATATTAGCTACCAATAAAAAGgttattttaaacaaaatatttattttcaattgAAGTTAATATATTTTGATAATAAACATTTTTGTAACAAAAAAAAGTCTAAATTTATATGAAATGAATGATGTCATTGCGGTTATGCTTTTAATCTCTAAAATATGTATTagatgattttaaaaaatattctaaaataataaaatatcttcttatttttttttatcttaatttaaatatataaaaatttaaatatcataaattaaaaattttgtaacacATTAGGTTTttgtattttatataaaaaaaacatctaATAACATTTTGTATATCGtacaaaataatgaaatataatataaataatattattttttgaagtctaagaaaatatttttttgttgttttataatttatttgcatATGAAGAAAACCGTGACAATTTTTtagataataaaattttacttgtAGCAAACATAAGGATTATACTTGGGTTTTTTAAGGTGAATAGAAATTTTATTGTACAAGGAAAGTAACTAATTATGACAAAAACTTCTATGAGACGGTTTCAagggttattttttttaaacaggtCTTttgtatgggttatccattaaaaaatattaaattttatgctaaaaatattgcttattattataaatatgggtagagtTGACCCATCTCACGGATGAAACCCGTCTCATGGAAATGTTACTCACTAATTAAAGGGTAATCTTGTCCATAAAAGAATTATATTAATAAGGTGGagtattattaatattttttaaagtgTAAATAACATCtcccttaaattatttaaaacaaaatttattttggaaaattaaataagtatttacaaataaatttatacaataaaaacataaatttaaCTAAGTAAAGTTTCACCAATAATAGTTTTACTTTAATAAGATATTATGATATATCAGTTACAAAAATTATTAGTTTATTTATACAACACCccaaaaaaaagtaaaaactcaaaattttaaatggATGATTGGAcacaaaatttaaataagttGAAATTTTTAATATCACATTTCATAAGATTAAGAATCACATCATTTAATTTTGTATATTAAAAGGGTTAACTTGATCCATATAATAAAGTCAAATAAGATAATCTACATAAAAGCATCATTGTCATCAATTATATTTCAGCACTGTTCTAAAAGGCGCTAGGCTGTTGCTCACCATCTTGCCTTTTTGTTAGACTATGCCTCTAGGCGTTTTCCGCCTAATCTCCCGCCTAGGCAGCGCCCAAGCCGCCTAGGCGGACAAAAATCCGCCTAGGCGGTtactattttttgcaaaaaaaataaaataataaaaactaaaaaagaGAGTGACGATGCGAGAAACAATCAcggaaagaaagaaaaagcgcaaaaaaaaagtcaaacaaaaaattaaatctcatattacatatgaatacttgatatctattaatatctatgtaattgttgttgttgttattattattattattaataaaattttataagagtttcggggaaaattagcattttagtcctgtatgttggcttcattttggttttggtcctgtatattgGCTTCTTTTGAAAAAGATCATGtaactttgtttttattttggatttagtcctacatgttgattgttttggttttggttttggtcctataagttgacttaaattttgattttggtcctatacaaagttatgttttgaaaaaaagtACAGGAATTTGGATTGTTTTGGATTTGGTCCTATTAGTtgacttgttttttttattttggtcatgAAAAAGATACGGTTTTGACCAAATTAAGCGTGATAAAAATGAAACATACCTAAAAAGCTCTGCTTTCGAGAAAAGCGGAACAAAAAAAGTCAACCATAATTGagaacgataaaaaaatatattagagtgttactttttaaaagaacgaaagtatgttttaaatatatttttagtttttttagctaattttgttaatttaggtTGGAACTTATTTATATGATCATTAATAAGTGCTAACTGGGCGAACACTTAgtgccaaataaataaaaaaatcgaagTTACAGTTGAGAACGATATAAATAAATGTTTGtttgttactttttaaaagaacaaaagtatgttacatttaatacattaaattaacatattttagattttattaaattatttagattaaaaaaagtttaagcgtaaaaaaatatttttttattagttagttgtaattatctcaaaccaataagtagataaaacatgaaagaataaaaaatatttattacaaaaataattagagatcaacttctaaattctaaaacatgataacatacaggacgaaaaccaaaaaacaaaccaacttacaggaccaaaaccaaaataagccaacatataggactaaatccaaaaaaaaatcaagttaaggatcttttccaaaacaagccaacatacataaccaaaacaaaaaaaaaagccaacatacaggaccaaaatgctaattttcccaAGAGTTTCATACAAAAACTGAAAaacataagacataaaatttatattttatagtaaaactcatgaatatttcaaattatttattatttagatttaaaaataaaaatcgccTAGGCGGCTAGGCGCTAGGCGGTGGGTCGCCGCTCGCCTACCGCCTTACGATTTTTAGAACATTGTATTTCAGTGGTGGATAGACAACtattaggaaaaaaaaatatttgggtAATAACtatttttgcaataaaataaaattttcaaaatttctaaTCTTTGCATTTTTGTTTGTGCTAACTAGAAAATTTTGATTAGACATGCGTATACGacgattaaaaataatttcatagCAAAATCAAACACAACATTCACGAAACACGTCACAGTTTCCAAATATAAAAACACCATGCGAGTAACAATTTTTCCTAAGAAGCAGATTTAGACACACATTCTAACAACGAGTTCATATAGATGATCCGTAGGAGTGGCATCTTTCTTGGTTGACATTCCCCCATCAGTTACCATTACTCGAAGAATCTGATTACTCGAGCAACATATAACAAACGAATAATTAGTTCAAAAACATTTACAACGAAAATTATCATCGCCAAATTCAATAAGAATATATATTAGGTGACTCCTTGCGCTTTGACTTAAGCATTATAGAACCTTGCGAACTAACCCAGAGGCCAATTTCATGATGTGTAGTGTAAAAAGTGGATGTTAATGGAACCATAATTATCAAACAAGAAACCAAAATGTGTGCACGCACCTGAAGTCCACCTAGCGCAACACAAATTATTACCAATACTATGGCATTGCTCCAATCTTTGAGTGAGGAATCTAGCAACTCAATGACTAATGCCATAAACTGCAGCCAACACAACTACAAACACAACACCGCCAGGAAAACTGCAGCCCGTCTGCCAAGAAGCAATCGATTATTATATTAGAATGAAATTCAAGATAATGAAAAAGCATACAATAAAGAATGCAGAATTTTCACGATAAAAAAGTTGGATCGGTTACAAATGAAACTAACCAGCAGTTGAGAACGTGAGAGCATAAAGAACATAATGTTCTAAACTTGAGACTGATATATTTAACACTGACTAAATGGAATTCCTTTCATATCCATGTCTAGCTACATCCAAAAATCAGCCCAACGGTTTCCCATCCAATTCTTCGGTGATCCTGTTTTCTCTCTTAGTCGGATCACCTCAGTACTAGCTAAAACAACTAGTTTCAACAGCTGTACTAGAATTATAAGAAAGAAAAGGGTTCTTTGAACACATGACAACACATACAAATTAGCAGATAAGGTTGTATACTGTACGCTAAGATCTCAACACTACAACCCAATAATCATTGAGAAAGCATGCACAAAGAAATATTGCCCGTGTTCATTCTACGGGACGAATAAAAGTACGGCAACGATCAGATATAAATGACAACCACAATGATAAGATTGAATCAACACATGTAGTAATATCAAAAGCATCATGTCCATGTTATTCAGAATTCCATATTCGTCACACAACAAAGCAGATGCCAAAATCAAACCTTGGCTTCCCAAGGAACTTCATATCCTTCAATAATAGTTAGAATCCCCTTTTTCACAGCAAATGGTTGGGTTGCATTATTCATTGAACTTTCATGTGCATTCATGAATATCTGTAGGAAGAGCAATAGAGGAGGAGGTTCAATTAGAATACTTAATATTTCTAATTTCTAACAGAAAAGTGAGGaacaagaaaacaaaaatagaaaagaaaccAAAACGTACACAGACCTCAAGTCCagcaaaaacaaacaaaattagTACAAGCATTCTTGCACCGAGCATTTTTGGGATCCAGTAACCTAACAACTCCATGTATACCGTCAGAGCTACAGACCATGCAATTGTGGCCATAGCTCTGCCAACGATTCCCGAGCGCATCTGCCCAGGAGAAACCAATTTATTTACAGAAATTTTCATTAGAATGAAGTTCAttattgtaaaaaaataataataataataaagagttCAAATAATGAAAGGTGCACAAATTACAAGATGGAATTACATAGCAGTAGAGaacatgaaaaaataaataacacgtACAATGCTCTGACTTTGAAACGAAGTAATAAATTTAACAATGTGCTAAATGGAATTCCAATCCAAAAGCTCAAAAAGATGCGATTCATGGCATTCTACTGCTTTGGAGTTTTGAACTTTCTACATCACATAatgaaacaccaacaacaaaGTATGTGATTGTACGATAATGTGTCAGGTTAGAAAATTTGGAAGGTCCGAGTAACTTTAGATCTTGGTTGCTGATAGTCAAAGTACCATGATATAACAAGATTGCAGACATAAAAACAGTACTCAATCCCTTCACAAGAAGTTAAAAGGTggaacatacctttcttgtattgAAAACGTCGTCTGTCTCCATGTTTTCCTGTATTTGCTGATCTAAACTGCATAAGACAATTAGATGGCCATGAAAAGTTACATGCCcataaaaacaaagaaaaaacttGACATATGAACAAATTGAGGATGCATAAAATATCAAAGCAAAATAGTCGTGCCGCGCATAAATCCATGCTCGGAATAGAATGCACACCGACAGTTAACTCCATCAAATAACAAATGTAGAAACAAAAGCTCCGAGCCTAATTTGCACTTGAACTactccaaaaaaaataaattatgaacAACCAAattggaaaaataaaataaatatcattTGTGGAGCACTTAATTGTCCAAGGACTTAGATCCTAACTCTAACTGACGCCATCTACTAACACTGTCAGAACATGCAAGTGGACCGAGTTGGGAAATTGTCAACCCAACCAAACAACTAGCGGCAACCCATCACTATTTGGGCAAGTTGGAAAATTGTCAACCGGCACACCTATTTTATGTGGTGAGGCGGGCGGGAAGGCCGTGGCCATATCCCATTTGGATAGTTCTATCAGCTACTattagggatgtaaatgagacGAACAGTTCGCGAACTCATCGGGTCTCGGCTCGTTAAAAGCTCGTTCGGGCTCGTTTAATGAGGCTCGCTAAGGCAAACGAACCAAGCTcgagctttacaatattcggctcgttagctcgtgaacatgctcgttaacaggctcgttaacaagctcgtaagtcatctcttagacgaaaaaataatagtattgatatttaatttataaatttacactttaattatgaaaaatattgaaaaatctataaaaaattaatttattagaataaaattaccaattttaataataatattatatattttttaaatatataatttagtttttaattaatttaatgaatatttaaatttataatttaaatatattaagctcgtttagggtcgataaaagctcgaataagctcgtgagccatgaatatattcgttaaataagctcaggctcggctcgtttataaATGAACCGAGCTTCAACATTCAAAAactcggctcggctcgtttacatccctagcTACTAtgggtaaaaaaaaatttcccaaaAATAACAATAGACATAAGAAATAGAAGCTCACCTCAAAAGGCGGAATATAAGTGCTACCAATGCTAAGACTGATCCATAAAAATTTaggaaatttaccacaaattgGCCCATTCCTACAGGAGGAACCACTAATTCCAATGCTCTGCGAGAGATTCACTTCATTCAGTATGTTAGATGGTATCCAAGACATAGCTATGCCTCTAAGAGAACAACTAACCTGCATACAATGGTCCCTCCTGCCCTTGAAAAACAAGAACGTTGTAGATTATAAGAGGTTGTAGCATGGTATTTGCCACTCTTTTTAacattattattgtttttcTGCAGAACAAGcttgatataaatattaaattaaaaaattgaataaaaagcTAACCTTCAATATATCTCTTTATTCAATCAACAAATGAGGTAACCCACAAAATTATAAACAGAAATGTGTCGAAAACTAATTATGCAAAGATACATACGTTCCAAAACAAATTATGGCTTAGATGCACAACTGGGCCAAGTCCCCATAAAGTGAAAATAAGAATACCAGCTGTTGAAGCCAATTTGACCATAGCATGACTTCCTTGCCAATTCTTAAATGACCTGAAAAACCAGGAAATAAttgttttacaaaaaaaaaaaaaaaaaattgttttacaaACTTGAATATTATTATAGTTCAAGACCAAGAATTTGGAGATGAACACAAGAGTCTCACGATCATTAACCTGTGAGGCTAATTGTGAACCATAGATAGTAAAATTAAACCATGACAAAATGACCACACATAGTTTACTCGATTTTAGAAAGATTCAACCTGATTCTCCAGTTCAGTAAACATGATCAAAACAACTTGTGGAAATGAGTAATTACCCTGGCAAATTTAGTACAGCGTTCTTCACAAAGGAGGTGTTCCAAACCCGGGCTTGGATTTAGAGAACACTTGCATTTGAACATATGAGATCTACGCGGGAAGTTGTAAGCCCGTTCAAGAAATCTCTCGGAACTATCTATACTCCAAGAATGCTGTTCCAGAAATGCATTTGAGAGACATTAACAATTTCCACCGAGAACAACACCAGCACTtgctttgttttattttttttgggtattatagttttttaaaaaatattttgttttaatgGCTCTCTATATTTAGTTTTGAATAAGTGTTTGCTAATCCTGAAATGTATTTAAGAGACAATGGCAACACCAGAACATTATtgatatttcttttttttcaatattGGGGCAGGGCAGGGCAGGGCAGGGCAGGGCAGGGctaccaaaatttttgaatccatTCAATACAATTCCACAATAACTTACTTTAACGAAAGCCAATAAACTTGGAAGAAAAAACAAGCAAAATGGTTTAAAATATGTTTGTAAACCATTTTAAAATggtgtttatgaatgcatgtttaatgaaaaatttggaaatacgaagtgagtttaataaaataatgataacaggataaattaataatatttttagaaaataactaattaatgataataaatttaaaataaaaaataaaaattaataaaacaaaaaatgtttgctaaatatttataattggattttattaaaaattatatattatgggttgaatagatttaaaaattattttcacagtgctcaaaaatgcatttttaatattttacagaagtatttggtgcaaaaaaaatcaaaatctttgtCCAATCGCATGAGGGGCatgtgcgcaacaatcactcatctgaaggggcgagtgtgctaattttttaaaaggtcagggttgaagatgcctattaaaatttcataaggGAGAAGTGTGcaatttcaatatttcacaggggtttTTGGTGCAATAATTTTCTCATATATTTTCTTTATGAGACTTGGttttttatttgttcttaaACTAAATACATTAGATACAATTGTTGGTGTATAGATATTTTTATAGGTGACAAATTGGGCATAGTATTGCACATTATTGATTGCAAGATGAATGTCAATGATTGATTatctctttgtttttttttaaaaaaatttatttgcatTTATGTGTGTTATATATATGCGTGAATATAGGCTCCGTTTGGTACCGTTATTAATAATCTATGTATAAAATTTTCCGGTCTAATCAcgcgttcttctcatcatattatttatccatctattaattataatttcacatcaatcaaaacattaattatttatcttacatcaatcaaatcattgaattgaaattactatattatccgttataaataatattatttatattttttattattaaaagaaTAATATGGTAATTtaccatttttatataaaatttaatcaatcaaatcaaataaactataatatatcaatcaaatcaaatcaaatatacaCTAtcctttcttatttattttttattacattacattacttatatatatatatatatttttatgtcatCACTCATATCAAACTGAGCCTAagtatgaaaattttgaaactgAATGACATCATAATATATGACAATTATTTATGCCACAATAGAACATAAAATTATGGACATAAAAATGTCATGGTAAAACTCATATGAAGACATTTCaaaaaatcattataaataactgttaataataatttttaatttctatATACATAAGTATAGAAGACATTTATAAGTGTCACTACAAATTGCATAACGAGACATTTTAAATTGACCTTATAAGCTATCTTTGTGACATTTTTTAttgttaatataaataaaatacatgaCACTTGTAATTGtccttttaaatgattttaaagaaCACATAAATTTGTCATTATTAACATAATAATAAGCTAGACATATATAAATGTCCTTAAAACATGAGTTTTTCTGACATATCATATTATCATTATATTACTATTAGTAATATCGTGACAAGTTGACATTAATATCTTATAGTGACATTAAAAAATGTCAACAAGTTTATGACAACATTAGAATAGTGGACATTCATTGGAGGTGTCATTAAAACTTTAATGTCATTAAATGTTGAATATAATGACAATTATGAATGTCACTATAGactttttttcttgtagtgtacaAAAACTACATTATCTCTTGTTATGACACATTAATTTTcatctatttatattttttaaaaaatttaaataaaattattgttttcaaaaaaaaaaattaaaattatttgaataaatgaaTGGGAAATAACTAATACATTATATTATCTTTTAACTAATTATTATTCTTAACCCgaaaaactttatttttttgctaccataaatttattagatttttattgaaattaattttaataaaaaaatcattttttttcacATACAATGGATGTGtgcaaattattaaaatatattgggCCATAACAAATTGTACTTGGGCCAATTAGTAAGCCCAATTAGTGTATGCTTTGTATTAGTATAAATACTAGAAGTTAGGCGGTTATTCAATTCATTCGAAACTCATTGTATCTTTTCTTCATCAATGAATATGAATTTTCTCTGTTTCGAGTTCTAATATGTATCAGAGCGCTAGAATTTTCTGCTGCTCTTCTTCTAATGGCGAGAGGTAATCTTCCGGCGCAAGCTCCGCCACAAGCGTCGCCTTCCAATGGTCGTCTATGTTCTGAAGACTCTAGTAGTccattttatctacaaaatggTGATCATCCTGGTATAGTGTTGGTTTCTAAACAACTCACAGGTAATAATTATAATTCCTGGATTTGTGCAATGTCTATGGATTTAACAGTTAAGAATAAGCTTCAATTTGTTGATGGTTCACTTTTACGACCTAAGTCCGATGATTTGCTGTTTGGAGCTTGGGTGCGATGTAATAGCATGGTAATATCTTGGATTCTGAGTACTGTGAGCTATGAAATTGCTGATAGTTTGTTGTATTAGACTACTGCACATGAAATCTGGTCTGATTTACGAGATCGATTCCATCACAGTAATGCTCCGAGAATTTTCCAAATTAAGAAGCTATTGAACAGTTTACAGCAAGGATCTTTGGATATCGGTTTCTATTACACTAAACTGAGAATTTTGTGGGATGAGTTAAAGGATTTTCAGCCAGTTACTCAGTGTAGTTGTGGATCCCTAAAAGAGTGGATGAATTATCAAAATCAAGAATGTGTGATGCAATTTCTGATGGGATTGAATGATTCTTACACTCAAATTCGAGCTCAGATTCTGATGATGGAGAATATTCCAGTTATCTCAAAAGTATTTTCCTTAGTTGTACAAGAAGAACGACAACGTTCGATACACAAGAGCTTGTTAGAGACTGCTGTGGACATGCCAaaacatgtgtcatattctcctCAGGTTGCTGCTGTTAAGAGTCCTTTGGGGTATCAGGGAAGTAAGAACATTCGCAACAAAGAAATTATATGTGCACATTGTCATTATACTGGTCATACAATTGACAAATGTTACAGGCTTCATGGATATCCGCCCAGTCACCCGAAGTATAAGCCTAAACAAATTGAAGAGAAACCACGTGCTAATCACACTCTTGCATCCATTGATGAGCATAGGAACAATGGAGCTGATTTTTTGAATCCTGATCAGTGTATACAACTCATTACTTTCCTGAGTTCCAAGCATCAGTCTGGTCTTGATAACACTATGGTTAAGGAGAAGCCTGAATCTTCTGTTTCTTGCTTCACTGGTATACTTTCTATGACTGTGACTAACTCCTCTCTTATTTGTTCTAGTTGGATATTAGATACTGGAGCAACACACCATATTTGTTGTTCCTTAGAGTCTTTCTTCAGTCACAAACCTATCTGCTCTCGAGTAACACTGCCAAACAATGATCAAGTCTTAGCAACACACATTGGGTCTGTGAAACTCTCGGAGAATTTAACCTTGCACAATGTTTTGTTTGTTCCTCAATTTCATCTTAACTTGATATCTGTTAGTTCCTTAACCGCCCAGATGTCCCGCTCAATTTCTTTTTCCTGTGATTCTTGCGTAATTTAGGATCCTTCAACGGGCAGGATGATTGGGATGGGTAAAAGAGTTGCTAAACTTTATATACTAAATGCTGAAAGTTTGATTCCCAAAATCTGTAATGTTTCCTTTACTGATTCAGTTCTTTGGCACTATAGATTAGGTCATCCTTCTTTTAAGAAACTTTCAGTTGTAAAACATGATTTGTGTCCAAAGTCGTTAAACGAAAGTGATCTACAACATTGTCATGTATGTCCTTTATCCAAACAGAAAAGATTGCCTTTTATTTCCCAGCACTTGTTATGTGATCAACCCTTTCAATTAGCTCATCTTGATGTATGGGGTCCTTTTCATCCTTTAAGTATTGAAGGTTTTAAGTATTTTCTTACCATTGTGGATGATCATTCTCGATTTACATGGGTATATTTCATGAGCTCTCGGTCAGATGTCATACATTTGTTTCCTACTTTTTGTACAATGGTTAACACTCAATTTGGTCTCAAAGTTAAATCTGTGCGCTCAGACAATGCCcctgaatttaatttttatgagTTTTTTAAGAATGAAGGaattctgtagtgacccttacccagatcacctactaaacagaacttagacatgcaattaacttaataaaacagatatcagaataaaactgcggaaaccaataacattatacaatcccaagtaaaggaatctgtaagtatccaataatatacaaccaaatcgaatagctgtataaacccaaacaacagtaataaagcctagacgaagctccagctggccaaccactgactagcctctcctggatccaccctcctcgtccaatcgcaaacctgccccatggaatagggtgtccagaaaaatacagagtacgagacgtgagcatacaacgctcagtgcgagagtatgagtatacatgcatgcagagtgaactccctatagactcgaggtcaaggatcagataacagagacagaccgggccctggtatgtagcacgctgtgccgtcgcttcaggaggtggctcccataccgagataactgtggatacgccggacccaaatcgatggaagtccatccactaacaggatagggtacaaccctactacagacatctcgaaggagatacagcaagatgcaaatgaatgcagcataatatcatggcatataaatcatgcagtcacgtaatacatgcatactcagtcaggatatctcgaacagtactttcgtacctcaaataccaggtaggcactaccagctctaagtccaagcctaaagtccgcctacacagcgaaatgatactactatcattacagtgctctaaaagccttaactaagatattgcatactcctaaatatttataggaagcaaaagctatacctgcgtccgtcgttagccctttgatgtcgatgcctccagaacttgggcacaactccgctacgactatcgaacgtctagacgactcccggttcaagcctaggaaggctagaacaactcgaatatgactagaaatagagaggaaatccggaattggcaaggagaaatgaagtctcagccttctatttatagacaacgatcggagcctccgatcctcgatcggaacgtctgatcctgccatcggagcttccgaagatcctgatctgccacatgtcaaaatatcatttgatgactccggataggggtgatcggagcctccggtcctgatcggagcttccgatccagccacacgtcatggatgacgtaatatcatcggtgcctccgatcctcatcggagcttccgatcccgatcggagcttccgatcgtcccttcggagcttccgatccgtccaatccccaatttatttaattagcattaatcttttaattactcaattagggtacgggctactacattctcccccacttaagatatttcgtcctcgaaatcagatcttaagtaccgaatgcaaatacagaaatcagaaacattctttattcaatcaaacgtttacagagtttgcaactgaatacaacttaaagaatgaaatcaaaacaactcaggatggtctttacgcatcctgtcctcaagctcccaagtagcttcctcagtgcctcggcgctgccactgaactaaaaccaaaggaatggctttgttccgtaaaaccttatccttataatcaaggatgcgaagaggtttctcaacataagtcaaatccttgtctacctgaacctcagatcgctgcagaatatgagattcatccgccacatatcgtcgcaacagagatacgtggaacac comes from Henckelia pumila isolate YLH828 chromosome 4, ASM3356847v2, whole genome shotgun sequence and encodes:
- the LOC140894338 gene encoding mechanosensitive ion channel protein 2, chloroplastic-like, whose translation is MVKLASTAGILIFTLWGLGPVVHLSHNLFWNKNNNNVKKSGKYHATTSYNLQRSCFSRAGGTIVCRALELVVPPVGMGQFVVNFLNFYGSVLALVALIFRLLSLDQQIQENMETDDVFNTRKMRSGIVGRAMATIAWSVALTVYMELLGYWIPKMLGARMLVLILFVFAGLEIFMNAHESSMNNATQPFAVKKGILTIIEGYEVPWEAKTGCSFPGGVVFVVVLAAVYGISH